The following coding sequences are from one Gossypium raimondii isolate GPD5lz chromosome 4, ASM2569854v1, whole genome shotgun sequence window:
- the LOC105780626 gene encoding plasmodesmata-located protein 6 isoform X1, with the protein MALAAKQLSSPFVIFLILSIFLVGPSFSGTDTFVFGGCSQLKFTSGSQYEYNVNSILTSLVNSAMFTSYDNFTMSASGGCSAVYGLFQCRGDLNNRDCNRCVAKAVSQIGTLCFYSTGGVLQLEGCLVKYDNVTFLGVEDKTVVVKKCGPSFSSYSDALTRRDSVLSYLEASDGTYKPFRISESGNLQGVAQCVGDLSPSECQDCLSEAIGQLKTECGAAKWGDLYLAKCYVRFSEGGYHSHAGKIVFAGS; encoded by the exons ATGGCTTTAGCGGCGAAACAATTATCGTCaccttttgttatttttctcatattatcAATTTTCTTAGTTGGGCCATCGTTTTCCGGCACCGATACTTTCGTTTTCGGCGGCTGTTCGCAGCTGAAATTCACTTCAGGCTCACAGTACGAGTACAACGTCAACTCGATACTCACTTCCCTAGTCAACTCAGCCATGTTCACTTCTTACGACAACTTCACCATGTCAGCTTCCGGTGGTTGCAGTGCCGTTTACGGGCTGTTCCAATGCCGTGGTGACCTAAACAACCGTGACTGTAACCGTTGTGTAGCTAAAGCGGTGAGTCAAATTGGAACTCTTTGCTTTTACTCAACGGGTGGTGTGTTGCAACTCGAAGGGTGTTTAGTTAAATACGATAATGTAACTTTTTTGGGTGTGGAAGATAAGACCGTGGTAGTGAAGAAATGTGGACCGTCGTTCTCGTCTTACTCGGACGCTTTGACTCGGCGTGACTCGGTGCTGAGTTACTTGGAAGCGAGTGATGGGACGTATAAGCCGTTTCGGATCAGCGAGTCGGGGAATTTACAGGGTGTGGCTCAGTGTGTTGGTGATTTGAGTCCGAGTGAGTGCCAAGATTGCCTATCGGAGGCAATCGGACAGCTGAAAACTGAGTGTGGGGCAGCAAAATGGGGTGATTTGTATTTGGCTAAGTGCTACGTGCGGTTCTCGGAAGGTGGATACCACTCGCATGCCGGAAAGA TTGTTTTTGCAGGTAGCTAA
- the LOC105780626 gene encoding plasmodesmata-located protein 6 isoform X2 encodes MALAAKQLSSPFVIFLILSIFLVGPSFSGTDTFVFGGCSQLKFTSGSQYEYNVNSILTSLVNSAMFTSYDNFTMSASGGCSAVYGLFQCRGDLNNRDCNRCVAKAVSQIGTLCFYSTGGVLQLEGCLVKYDNVTFLGVEDKTVVVKKCGPSFSSYSDALTRRDSVLSYLEASDGTYKPFRISESGNLQGVAQCVGDLSPSECQDCLSEAIGQLKTECGAAKWGDLYLAKCYVRFSEGGYHSHAGKSS; translated from the exons ATGGCTTTAGCGGCGAAACAATTATCGTCaccttttgttatttttctcatattatcAATTTTCTTAGTTGGGCCATCGTTTTCCGGCACCGATACTTTCGTTTTCGGCGGCTGTTCGCAGCTGAAATTCACTTCAGGCTCACAGTACGAGTACAACGTCAACTCGATACTCACTTCCCTAGTCAACTCAGCCATGTTCACTTCTTACGACAACTTCACCATGTCAGCTTCCGGTGGTTGCAGTGCCGTTTACGGGCTGTTCCAATGCCGTGGTGACCTAAACAACCGTGACTGTAACCGTTGTGTAGCTAAAGCGGTGAGTCAAATTGGAACTCTTTGCTTTTACTCAACGGGTGGTGTGTTGCAACTCGAAGGGTGTTTAGTTAAATACGATAATGTAACTTTTTTGGGTGTGGAAGATAAGACCGTGGTAGTGAAGAAATGTGGACCGTCGTTCTCGTCTTACTCGGACGCTTTGACTCGGCGTGACTCGGTGCTGAGTTACTTGGAAGCGAGTGATGGGACGTATAAGCCGTTTCGGATCAGCGAGTCGGGGAATTTACAGGGTGTGGCTCAGTGTGTTGGTGATTTGAGTCCGAGTGAGTGCCAAGATTGCCTATCGGAGGCAATCGGACAGCTGAAAACTGAGTGTGGGGCAGCAAAATGGGGTGATTTGTATTTGGCTAAGTGCTACGTGCGGTTCTCGGAAGGTGGATACCACTCGCATGCCGGAAAGA GTAGCTAA